AAGACGGAGGCGGAACGCTTCCCCGGCGCGGAGCAGACCTACACGGTGGAAGCCATGGTGCAGGACCGCAAGGCCATCCAGGCCGGGACCTCCCACTTCCTGGGGCAGAACTTCTCCAAATCCCAAAACATCTGCTTCGCCGGACGGGACAACACCCAGCAATTCGCATGGACGAGCTCCTGGGGCGTTTCCACCCGCATGATCGGAGCGCTCATCATGATGCACTCCGACGACGACGGACTCGTCTGCCCGCCCCGCGTCGCTCCCCAGCAAATCGTCATCATTCCCGTCACGCCTAAGGAAGAAAGCCGCCAGGCCGTTCTGGACCACTGCGAGGAGCTGGCGCGCACCCTCCGGGCCAAAACCTTCCATGGCCAGCCGCTGCGCGTGCTGGTGGACAAGCGCGATCTGGGCGGCGGCGCCAAGAAATGGGAATGGGTGAAAAAAGGCGTGCCCGTGCGCCTGGAAATAGGCCCCCGGGACCTGGAAAAAGGCTCCGTCTGCCTTCAGCGGCGTGACCGGTCCGCCAACGAAAAATCCTTCGTCCCGGAAACGGAACTGATCGATACCGCTGCGGATATCCTCCAAAGCATCCAGGACGCCCTGCTTCAGCGGGCCATTTCCTTCCGGGACTCCCATATCCGCCCCGCCTCCACGCTGCGGGAATTGGAAGAAAACTTCTCCGGTGAGGGAGACGCAGACTGGCTCCAGGTGCCGTGGGACGGGTCGCCGGAAGAAGAAGAAGCACTGGCTAAGCGGCTGCGCATCTCCATCCGCTGCATCCCGCTCGGCGAACTGGGCCAGGGCGAACCGGCTCCCTGCATCCTCACCGGACGCATGACGACACGCCGCGTTCTGTGGGCCAGAAGCTACTGAGCCCTCTGATTGTCCCTTTCAACGGGATTGTTCCAAGGCAGGCCCAAACGGGCTTTTACGGAACAATCCCGTTTTTATACGCCCCTCCACCGTTTTCCCAAAAACGGCATCAACAAGGAACGGAGCGACACGCATCGCAGACCAGAATTCTTTCTTCTCCTGTGTCCCCATGCCGGCGGCGACATCCGTATTCCGGGAAAACAGGATTTTTTCTCTAAAAAAATCTTGCCAAGACCGGAAAACCTTATATACTTCTCGGCACACGGACGCCGTAAGGCTCCAATCTTTTAAAGCGGATGTAGCTCAGGGGTAGAGCGCAACCTTGCCAAGGTTGATGTCGTGGGTTCGAATCCCATCATCCGCTCCAACTTTTTTATAGCAAAAGACCCGCACAAATCTTGATGATGTGCGGGTTTTATATGATGGCCCGTACAGAAAAAACTGTCCCCCCCCCTATTGTAAAACCGTCACAGGAAACATTTTCATCTGCCCTGGTGAAGCCCTCCGGACGCTCATCCTTCATGGCAGACGTTACCGGTTTTCACAGGCATGTCCTGCCTTGTTGTTTAATGACTTAGTGTTTATCCTCTGAAACCTAGGCGGACTTATACCCACCGTATCAAGAACCTGTCGCGAACCCTATGATCATGATGGCAAGCCATGTACCTGACAATATAAGCGCAATAAGATCGTCTTTTCTATTCGAATTCACGATGATACCACACAATCCCCAAAACAGGCTTGTAAATTGACCGATGAACATTGCCAATCCTAATGTTATAGATAGAGAGACAGGAAAGCTAATGTTTTTGTCGAATAGTGTTACACAAGCTGTAGGAAACAGCGCTATCCATCCGATGAGTGAAGGAGTGTAAGATTTCATGATTAATGCTGGCGCATGCCTGAAATCATCTTATACCGCTTCTTTCATCAGTTGCCGCAGGAAGTTGGCCGGCAACGAGAACATATGGCTCCATCCATCAAGAATTAGAAAAAGATGAACCAAAAAGAGCGATTCCCGTAGAAATAGGAAACATAATTCCGCATTTATCTAATAGAAAAGTCTCCATGGAAAATATATTTTTTCGCAACAAACCCTGTAAGGCTCTTCTTTTGATTCAGGGGGAATTTTGATTTGCACTTCGATACGGCAGCCTTTCACGAGGTCAGGGTTGTTTAACAGATACTCCTCGACTTCCGGAGGAATCCGGGCATTCGTTCCGTCTTCGACAACGAAACGAAGACCACAAGTTTTACTTCTCCAGGAAGCTCCATCGCCTGTTAATTTCATTCCATGCCGGGCAAATATCTTATGGAGTTCCAAATCCTTTTCCACTGTTTCCAACAGAGTTACACTCCTCTTATAACCGTCTCCCGTATCTATGGCCGACCAGAAGAGGGAGAACGGTAAATAAATGAAGAAGTAAAAAACGACTATTCCTATGACGATCTTCCACATTTTCTTTTTCATCTTAAATAATTTATTAA
This region of Akkermansia muciniphila genomic DNA includes:
- the proS gene encoding proline--tRNA ligase encodes the protein MSQQTAISPTRAQDFPEWYQQVIKAADMAENSEVRGCMVIKPWGYAIWELIQKDLDQRFKDTGHTNAYFPLLIPISYLEKEAEHAEGFATECAVVTHHRLEAQKDETTGKTRMIPTGELTEPFVIRPTSETVIGAAFARWTSSYRDLPLKVNQWCNVMRWEMRPRIFLRTAEFLWQEGHTAHETREEAIEETLTMHKVYEEFQRDVLAIPTIPGEKTEAERFPGAEQTYTVEAMVQDRKAIQAGTSHFLGQNFSKSQNICFAGRDNTQQFAWTSSWGVSTRMIGALIMMHSDDDGLVCPPRVAPQQIVIIPVTPKEESRQAVLDHCEELARTLRAKTFHGQPLRVLVDKRDLGGGAKKWEWVKKGVPVRLEIGPRDLEKGSVCLQRRDRSANEKSFVPETELIDTAADILQSIQDALLQRAISFRDSHIRPASTLRELEENFSGEGDADWLQVPWDGSPEEEEALAKRLRISIRCIPLGELGQGEPAPCILTGRMTTRRVLWARSY